AGTTGTTAACATGGCAAGAATTCAAGGAGTCATTCCTGAAATATTATAGTCCACAATCCGCAATTGATAAGATTCAGGAAGACTTCTTGCGTCTCAGACAGAAGGATGAAACGATTGACGAGATAACCAACAAGTTCCTTGAAAGGGTGAAGTTCTGTGAAGAGATAGCGGGGACGGAGAGGCAAAGGATTGTACGTTACCATGCTATGCTAAAGGCTGAATATCGAGAATTTGTAAATCCCTCCAAGTGTGCAACGTTGAATGAACTAATTGATTGGGCAAGAGACAGAGAAATTGAGATAAAAAGGCAGGTTGAACGGGGAGAGAAAAGGGTAGCGGAGAAGCCTACCAACGCAAGCCCATCGAAAAAGGCAAGATATCAAGATCAAAGCAAGAAAGGGAAAGCAAGTAGTGAAATTCCGACTTGCAAGACGTGTGGGAAGCATCATTCGGGTGAATGTTTGTCAGGAAAGAAGGGGTGCTACAAATGTGGACGTGAGGGACATCCGTTTTATAGGTGCCCCGAAAACCCTAAGGCGTGTTATAATTGTAATGAAACGGGGCACATTAAAGCGGAATGCCCGAAACTCCAACAAGGGACAAAGAGAGATGGAAGGAAGGACGAGCCCCCCAAGGCTCGCGGAAGGATGTTTCAGTTAACCTCGGAAGAAGCTAAAGCTAGCCCGGAcgtggtttcaggtatattttTGGTGAATTCCATGCCTAtgaatgttttatttgattccgGGGCTAGTAGGTCGTTCATTTCTAATGAATTGTTAGCTCACCCATCGTTTAAGCTTGAAAAGATGATAGTACCCTTAGAAGTAGAAGTTGCTGATAGTAAGAGCTATTTGTTACATGATATTTGTAGAAACTGTAAGATCTTAATCGAAGATGAGGAATTTAGTATAGATCTTGTCCCGATGTACATGGGGGAATTCAAAGTAgttgtaggaatggattggcttGCCCAAAACCACGCTGAAATACAATGTGAAAAGAAAGTCATTCATATATTAACCTCGGGGGGGGGGGAAACGGGTAAGTGTTCAAGGAGATAGAGTCATCAAGTCGAAATTGTGTTCTCTAATCAAAGCTGCTAAACATGTGAGGAACGGGGGTAGAGCTTATCTATCTTATGTGATTGACACCAATCGAGGTGTCCCAAAGCTTGAAGATGCGAACGTGGTAAATGAATATCCGGATGTGTTTCCGGAAGACCTACCGGGCCTCCCGCCCGAACGAGAAGTAGAATTTAAAATAGAGCTAAACCCGGGTGCAAAACCGGTAGCTAAGGCTCCTTATCGGTTGGCCCCAaccgaaatgaaagaattgatgacgcaacttcaagagttgctcgataag
This genomic stretch from Helianthus annuus cultivar XRQ/B chromosome 8, HanXRQr2.0-SUNRISE, whole genome shotgun sequence harbors:
- the LOC110871455 gene encoding uncharacterized protein LOC110871455, with translation MISELQVKKSKRRCTYKEFMACNPLPYQGDVDPIACQRWISSTEAVFTRSRCEVEDQVMFATGLLQSRAKDWWDAYSKELGDDKVQLLTWQEFKESFLKYYSPQSAIDKIQEDFLRLRQKDETIDEITNKFLERVKFCEEIAGTERQRIVRYHAMLKAEYREFVNPSKCATLNELIDWARDREIEIKRQVERGEKRVAEKPTNASPSKKARYQDQSKKGKASSEIPTCKTCGKHHSGECLSGKKGCYKCGREGHPFYRCPENPKACYNCNETGHIKAECPKLQQGTKRDGRKDEPPKARGRMFQLTSEEAKASPDVVSGTKKEEGASHSKAQSSQDRGKSLA